CCGGCGACTTGGTGCTGGTCATGCAGATGCAAGGGGCTACGATGGACGTGACGACTAATGCGGGTACATACGGCAGCATAACTGATGTAAAAGCTGGCCAATACGAATACGCCCAGGTATCTAGCGTATCGGGCAGTACCATCACGCTTACCCGGACGCTGAACAACACATACGTTAGTAATGCTAGCACCAGTCAATACTTCCAGGTAGTACGCATACCGCAATACTCTAGCCTCGCACTTTCGGGCACCACAACCGGCGCGGCCTGGAATGGCACGACGGGTGGCGTATTGGCAGTAGACGTAGCTGGTGTAGTTTCTCTTTCCAACAATGCTATCTTCGATATGAACGGCAAGGGCTACCGCGGCGGCGGCGGCCGGAGCTACACGGGTGGCGCTGGCCGCACCAACACGGATGTACGCTCCGCGCCTAGCTTAGCTCACGGCCTAAAGGGCGAAGGACTAGCTGGCACGCCCGACTACGTGTATGATGGTTCGACTGTTGCTGCTACTTCCAGATCTTACACCAATGGTAGTACTGCCTTAGGTGCTCCTGCCAACGGCGGCGGTGGGGGTACAGATTACAATCCTGCCACCAACAACGGCAATGCCGGCGGTGGTGGCGGCGGCAACGCAGGAGCAGGTGGAACAGGCGGCTACGGCTACAACGCAACTACTGCTCCCGTTGCCGGTCAGGTTCGGGCCCAAGGCGCTAAGGCTTCTGGCGGCACGACGACCCAGTTCTTCATGGGTGGCGGTGGCGGCGCTGGCTCTACCAACGACGGAGCGACAGTAGCTCCCAACGCCAGCGGCGCTCCAGGCGGCGGCATTATCCTGCTGCGCTCTGGTAATATCGTCCGTCAGAGTGGTAATACGACGGCTACGCTAACCTTGACCGCCAACGGCGATGACGCACCATTTGCATACAGCACGCCCGCTGGAGCAACAACTGCTGACCGTTTTGGCGGCGGTGGTGGCGGTGGCGGCGGCACAGTTGCCGTTGTTGCGACCTTACCCAACGGCTCGGCAGCAAATTTATCATCCCTAGTAACTGCTAGCGCGGTAGGAGGCACAGGCAGCAACGCAGGGTATTTTGCCCCCTCAGGCAGTGAAACACGTGGCTTCGGACCAGGTGGTGGCGGCGGCGGCGGATTTATTTTCGCTAGCGCAATACTTAATAGCAGTACTGCAACTGCTGGAGCGGGTGGTATTACCCGTTCAGGCACAGGCACTAGCTCTAGTACAACCGACGTCAACTTTGGCGCCGCGGCGGGCAATGACGGTGCAACAACGAATGCTACCACTCAAGCCAACACCAACATCGTTGGCGGCGCGGGTGCCTGTGCTCCGGCCCTCACGGCAGCCCTGAGCACCTCGACGCCAAACGTAACGCGTAGCAGCACGACTGTTAATCCAGCTACGTACACGCTCACCATTTCCAACACGGGTGGAGCGGTGCAAGGCCTAGCCACAACGGTGACCATGCCTGCTGGTTTGTTCTCCTATGACAATATCAACTCTACGACGGTAGTAACGCTAGTAAATGCCGACGGAACAACGTCCACCGTTAGTCCCGGCTCTTACAGCGTTAACGCGTCAACGGCTAATGCCCCCCAGTTTTCGGGACTGAGCCTGCCAGCGGGCGCTTCGTTGCGCATATCTTTCCGGGCGGCTATTGCTTCGGCAGCGGTTACCGGCACGGTCTACCAGGCTGATGCTACTGTTACGTACATCGATCCTACTCGCACGACGTCTAACGCTACCACCACTCCCAAAGGCACGATGGGCGACGGTAGCACGGCTCCCGGCAGCAACTATGCCCAGGCTAGCAGTACAGCCGAGGACGTGACCATTGTACGCCCATTGCCCGTGTCGCTGGTGCGCTTCAGCGCCGCCGCAAAAGAAGTCGATGCAGTCCTCAGCTGGACAACCGCGCAGGAAAAGGATAACGCTCGCTTCGAGGTAGAACGCTCTGCAGATGGCATTGCTTTCCAAGTAATTAGCACTCGCGCCGGACAAGGCACGGTTAGCACCACTACCGTATATCAGTACACCGACCTAGGGGCGGCACGCCTTGGGAATGTAGTGTACTACCGCTTGCGGCAAATAGACCTGGATGGCACCTCCTCCTGGAGCCCCGTGCAGGCCGTACGTTTCCACGGTGCTCAGCCAAGCCGGTCAGACCTAGCTTTGTTCCCGAACCCTACCGAGAGCACCACGACGCTGGATATGACCTTGCTGCCTACCAACACGTATCAGGTAACACTAACCGACTTAGTAGGCCGCAGCTTGCAGCACTACCAGTTAGAGGGCGGCCAGCTGCATACGCTGAACACTCAAACCCTACCCGCAG
This Hymenobacter sp. GOD-10R DNA region includes the following protein-coding sequences:
- a CDS encoding T9SS type A sorting domain-containing protein, which produces MKPTLTIPRRASDPSCYRKKFYQAGTFLGLLLLSLPAFAQFPRVESFKSNSASGFTLGGSAVLTGNGTTDATGAGYLRLTSNTNNQAGFAIDNTAFPAPQGFRISFEFFSYGTTTTTGADGFSVFLIDGSTTTFRIGATGGSLGYAQKTVAPAAAGVSNGYIGIGIDEFGNFSNSTEGRNGGPGQVANSVAIRGAGNGSSTTDYPYLVGTTSSLPFKLAVPTTRAQSGSGDYRRAFIDVTPVTTNGTVSYRITVRIQYGNAVATAINSYTVQSPPNTLRIGFAGSTGSFNNYHEIRNLSIVQVPYANDDRFGTVYNQAGSTNVLANDAAPGSSLDVASVDLDPNTAGPQASYTVTDKGTFTVDNQGVVTFTPVGTFAGIVMIPYTVKNILGDESLPANITVVVAGSDIATSVSGPTSTNPGTRVTYTVGTTNLGTETGVNIVPTFTIPKGLTNVLINGVAAGSAYNSTTGVVTLPTIASLASGASGDDNTITFTAPATGSYPLATNYTASSADPVASNNSAQLTLVVSGLSSVSTICGTPGKDGVGTLSGGTAGPNTYYPGNSTGSTSTASTITLGPARTGAGTSTTALSAGDLVLVMQMQGATMDVTTNAGTYGSITDVKAGQYEYAQVSSVSGSTITLTRTLNNTYVSNASTSQYFQVVRIPQYSSLALSGTTTGAAWNGTTGGVLAVDVAGVVSLSNNAIFDMNGKGYRGGGGRSYTGGAGRTNTDVRSAPSLAHGLKGEGLAGTPDYVYDGSTVAATSRSYTNGSTALGAPANGGGGGTDYNPATNNGNAGGGGGGNAGAGGTGGYGYNATTAPVAGQVRAQGAKASGGTTTQFFMGGGGGAGSTNDGATVAPNASGAPGGGIILLRSGNIVRQSGNTTATLTLTANGDDAPFAYSTPAGATTADRFGGGGGGGGGTVAVVATLPNGSAANLSSLVTASAVGGTGSNAGYFAPSGSETRGFGPGGGGGGGFIFASAILNSSTATAGAGGITRSGTGTSSSTTDVNFGAAAGNDGATTNATTQANTNIVGGAGACAPALTAALSTSTPNVTRSSTTVNPATYTLTISNTGGAVQGLATTVTMPAGLFSYDNINSTTVVTLVNADGTTSTVSPGSYSVNASTANAPQFSGLSLPAGASLRISFRAAIASAAVTGTVYQADATVTYIDPTRTTSNATTTPKGTMGDGSTAPGSNYAQASSTAEDVTIVRPLPVSLVRFSAAAKEVDAVLSWTTAQEKDNARFEVERSADGIAFQVISTRAGQGTVSTTTVYQYTDLGAARLGNVVYYRLRQIDLDGTSSWSPVQAVRFHGAQPSRSDLALFPNPTESTTTLDMTLLPTNTYQVTLTDLVGRSLQHYQLEGGQLHTLNTQTLPAGAYLVEVRNASVKLVQKLVKQ